The DNA window TTTTTCCAAACTAGTGTTTTCAGCTTTATGCAGAAACGCATCGTCTCTTTGGGGGCATTTCTCTTTTGTTGAATTCTTTGTTCGCAATTTCAGGACATCTGGGTCCGATTCCCACTGACCAATGAAGAGACAGAACCAGAGCATGACCACTGAGTTCATCCTCGTAGGCTTCTCAAATCAGGGGAATCTGCAGATACTTCTCTTCTTCGTCTTCCTCCTGGTTTACCTGACCACTCTGATGGCCAATGCCACCATCATGATCGTCATTCGTCTGGACAGGACTCTGCACACCCCAAtgtacttctttctctttgtcctctcCTGCTCTGAAACCTGCTACACCTTGGTCATTGTACCAAAAATGCTGACCAACCTGCTTTCCGCAAGCCAGACTATTTCTTTCTCCGGATGTGCTGCTCAGCTCTACTTCTTCGTGGGCTTTGCCTGTACCAACTGTTTTCTAATTGCTGTCATGGGCTATGATCGCTACGTTGCCATCTGCAACCCTCTCAACTACGCACTGGTTGTCGGCCGAGCCACCTGCGTTCAGCTGGTCCTCGCCTCCGGCTTCTGTGGCTTCCTCATCTCTGCGGTGGTCAATGCCTTGGTGTTTAGCGTGCCTTTCTGTGCCTCCCATCGGATCAACCACTTTTTCTGTGACATTTCCCCGGTCATAAAACTAGGCTGCACGGACACCAACAGAAAGGAGATGGTCATCTTCTTCCTCAGTATTCTGGTATTGCTGGTGCCCTCTGTGCTGATCTTCATCTCCTACGTCCTGATCGTCTCCACCATCCTCAAGATAGCCTCGGCTGAGGGCCGGAAGAAGACCTTTGCCACCTGCGCCTCCCACCTCACGGTGGTCGTCGTCCACTACGGCTGCGCCTCCTTTATCTACCTGAGGCCCACGTCCCTGTACTCCTCAGATAAGGACCGGCTCGTGGCAGTGACCTACACTGTGATCACCCCACTGCTCAATCCTCTTGTGTACGCActgagaaataaagaagtaaaggTGTCTCTGAGTAAAGTTCTCAGCAGGTACTCATTTCCCAAAACTGTATGAGTTGGTAAATCAGGAAAGTTATATTCGTGAAAGTGTCCTGGATAGAAATTTAACTTCATAAACAGATCCGCCACTCTCCTtggtcaaacaaaacaaaacaggagcagataaaacaaaaaacaaaaaaaaaggaagaaatgaggacTTCAAGGTACCTTGATTCTTTGTTGGAAAGTCCTTCTTCATGGTTAGCCTCTATCCACTGTGGAGGTTATGCCAATCGGTCCCCAGAAAGTAATGTGAATATGGAAACTCCTAAGCACTCAAGTCATGCAATTTTTGTGCACTGGAAATGTCGGTTTTCTTGGCTTCCACGACAAATGATACATTATCCTTCTGAGAATGCCCAGCCTTGTGATATTCTCCTCACACTGAAGGAACCAGTGGCAAAGGTCTTTTAAGTTTCTGGatgcttttctatatattttggggtttacaaagaaaaatttataggtaaaaagaaatgaattcactTATAGATAAGTGAGAAAGGAATTCAAGTTCTAAAAGACCAATGGTAGAGTAGAAAACACAGCCTTTGGACTCACAAAATCCTGGATTTGAATCTTGATTTGGATAATTTTCCAGCTAAATGCCCTGAGGCAGGTTTAACCTCTCTTATGGTCAGTTATCCCCTGGGTAACATGAGACTCCTAGCACCTCTTCAGTGGGGCATTttaagaactcaataaattaaaaatgcaaagcaaTCCCATGCTTGTCTGATAGAAGGCATGGGTAttcacatttttccttccctttcacctctccttccttttcctttcttacttcCAGAAACTATGATTGTACTAAATGTCAGATACAGTGGGAATTTAAGTTTAACACTCAAAAgctctgttggggcacctgggtggctcagttggttgagtgtccacttcagctcaggtcaggtcacggtctcacgactcgtgagttcgagccccgcgtcgggctctgtgctgacagctcggagcctggagcctgctttgggttctgtgtctctctctctctctctgtctctctgccccttccccactcgtgctctgtctctgtctttgtctctcaaaaatgaagaaacatttaaaaaaaattttaaatgaaatgaaagctcTGTTGATGCACCTGCTACTGTGTGCAAAGCAGTAAAGTGTTGTGGGCAAAGAGTGAGGTGCacccttctttccttcatgtCCTATTATAGAAAGTGACCAACTTTCAGTCACCTGTTTCAGCACCTCATACATATTCCACTGAATTTACTGTGGTTTTGGTTGAAGGCGAGTTTCAATAAAAcaagtgaattttatttaataatttcacaaattttcatttctcagcCTTTCACTTGAGCACACACTAggctttcaaaaatgtttactcaATTAATAAACGATAGTAAGAGGCAGGTCGTTGAGGTCTTCTAATTTACCTGTAAATATAAATAATCGCATCactgaatggatttttttctggaTCTTCAGTAGTACCTTTACTATTGATTTAATGAGATTCTGAATAAAGATTCATTATATATGCTCGACTCAGAATGTGTTTtctactttcattcatttatcaaacaaTGACTTATTTGGCATCTGCCACTCAATAGGCACAGTGAGGGTAATCAAGACAGAGAGGTGAGAAACattgtagacaaaaaaaaaaagagaattacagcaCGGTGCGATAATTACTTGGGACGCAGTGGCTGCATATGTGTGAAGATCTAACTCAAtcttggagaaataaaaatacaaataataataagatctAACTCAATCTTGGAGTAAGTACTATTGAAATTGAGgcctgaaaaataagtaaaaactaaggaagTGAAGAGTGGCAGCGAGTGTTTTGGGCCGGTGCACAGACTCAGAGAAGGATTGTATAGCTTAGATGAGTACATGTATGTGTTCCGTGTGCCAGAAATAGACCTCCAAGGTGACAGACCGAGGTGACAAAAATAAGGCAGAAACGGAATCCTATTAGGTAGGACTTTGCAGATTAAATTAAGGCAGCCATATTGAACCCAATTATATGAACAAATGGGGTTTATCCAAAGGTTGCTTGACTTAACATactttacatttcaaaatgaCTACATTCATACCAAAAAAGGACCAACAGAATGGTAGATTTATTGATTAAATTAGATAGGTATATAGAACAGATAGGAGTAGATACAggatataaattgtatatatgtaatttttgtgTTTGTCAAGGCAattctatatataatttattttaaaatatgatttgcatatttatgatataattggatagatgcagaaaaattcaATAACATTTAACacgcaattataaataaaaatatataaagctaaaAACAGACTTTCTTGATCTGATAGAGTATGTTTAAAAATTGAtagcaaatttcatttttaatgatgaaagaggaggaaatgtgCCTTTGATTtcacaaataaaacaacaatgtCCACTCTCTCTACTTCTATTCAATACTGTACTAGAGGTCTTTCCTAGTGTaagggaaacaaataaaataatagtagtttgaaaggaagaaattaaagtgTGCATTGAAAATATTCTTAGGAACATAGAAATTACATAAGAATATACAGATGAAAatgagaattaataaatgaacctATTTACAAGGTTACCTGCTACAAAGTCaatcatacaaaaaaataataattgtatttctctgAATTAGCGGAAAAGAAAATCCCTATATCTAGGAATAtgaaatacagaaatgtaaaagaacaaaaagtcGAAGCAATCGTTAAAAAGCACTGGTCTAGAAGACTTACGTTTCCAAAGAACAAACCTATATAATAATGTTGCAGTGATAAAGATAGTCTAACGCTGGTGCAAAAACACGTGCCTTGaacaatggaagagaaaagatcaCTCAGAAATAAGCCGATATCTATATATTCATCCTATGATGGCAAAGGTGATATGGCAAAAGTTCAAGTGCATCCTCTCATATCTGGAATGAAAGATGATCTTTGCAAAAATAGTGCAGGATCGGTGGATAGccacagaaaaagagaatctaACTGTGTCGCATATCGTACACAAAGTCAATTCCACATGCATATTAGAAGTAAGTGTTTAAGGTTAAGCGGtacattttctagaatattttaaaatatatttatatttaaaatatatttatatttaaaaatatatttatgatctTGTGGGTGGGAGAGGGTGAACGGGATGAGCGAAAGGGGTGAAGCGGGGTGAGAGGTATGGCAGGGTcaagagagacaggaagtgggCAGGGATGTTTCCTTTTGTCGTCCCTCACTCCCAGGCCCTGAATAGGTAGTTGAGTGTGAACTGCACAGGGCGAGGGTCCGGACAGTCTTAGTCCAGACTCATGACCCAGGTGGGCTGAGATGAAGAAAATACAGTTCCGCTTTTCATTTAGGCTCCAACTCTGAGGTTTTAGGTGTGATATGGTCGCATTGTTTTAAAGACCTTCTTCCATTCTGCTTAGATGTCCAGTAATTAATTATGGCTTTGTTAATATGATCAGTACCTCCATGTTGGAAACCACAGGGCTCATGTGTTTCATGTCCGTGAATAACATGATGcttaattattttcatcatctcttGAATGACCCAGTACCTCCATGTTGGAAACCACAGGGCTCATGTGTTTCATGTCCGTGAATAACATGATGcttaattattttcat is part of the Felis catus isolate Fca126 chromosome F1, F.catus_Fca126_mat1.0, whole genome shotgun sequence genome and encodes:
- the LOC101080258 gene encoding olfactory receptor 10T2-like; this translates as MKRQNQSMTTEFILVGFSNQGNLQILLFFVFLLVYLTTLMANATIMIVIRLDRTLHTPMYFFLFVLSCSETCYTLVIVPKMLTNLLSASQTISFSGCAAQLYFFVGFACTNCFLIAVMGYDRYVAICNPLNYALVVGRATCVQLVLASGFCGFLISAVVNALVFSVPFCASHRINHFFCDISPVIKLGCTDTNRKEMVIFFLSILVLLVPSVLIFISYVLIVSTILKIASAEGRKKTFATCASHLTVVVVHYGCASFIYLRPTSLYSSDKDRLVAVTYTVITPLLNPLVYALRNKEVKVSLSKVLSRYSFPKTV